In the genome of Paracoccus tegillarcae, one region contains:
- a CDS encoding cysteine desulfurase family protein, whose product MNRHYLDWNATTPLRPEVKTAMVDAMELAGNPSSVHAEGRAAKMLLERSRDAVAIALGAEGADVVFTSGTTEAATMVLAGQGIACAAIEHSAIKVWCDPVLPVDADGIVTIADPTHSSLQLANNETGVMQDLPAGLASSDLTQAFGKVPLAFNWLDVTAGFVSAHKLGGPKGIGALILKKGTDIQALIRGGGQEQGRRAGTENLIGIAGFAAAAVTAQRDLEAGTWDRIAEMRDGLEARILDVAPDAKIAGLGARRLPNTSCVLTSGWKGETQVMQMDLAGFAISAGSACSSGKVRASGALQAMGYSDSDAASAIRVSFGPATTVDEVNRFADAWEKAYLRWRERNG is encoded by the coding sequence ATGAACCGTCATTATCTGGACTGGAATGCAACCACCCCGCTGCGGCCAGAGGTCAAGACCGCAATGGTCGATGCGATGGAGCTGGCCGGGAACCCGTCATCCGTTCATGCCGAAGGCCGTGCCGCCAAGATGCTGCTGGAACGGTCGCGCGACGCCGTGGCCATCGCATTGGGGGCCGAGGGCGCGGATGTCGTCTTTACCTCAGGCACGACAGAGGCCGCGACAATGGTGCTGGCCGGGCAGGGCATCGCCTGTGCGGCGATCGAACACAGCGCGATCAAGGTCTGGTGCGATCCGGTGCTGCCGGTGGACGCTGACGGGATCGTGACCATCGCCGATCCGACGCATAGCAGCCTGCAACTGGCCAATAACGAAACCGGCGTGATGCAGGATTTGCCCGCCGGTCTGGCCAGCAGCGATCTGACGCAGGCGTTCGGCAAGGTGCCGCTTGCCTTCAACTGGCTGGATGTCACGGCTGGCTTTGTCAGTGCGCACAAACTGGGCGGCCCAAAGGGCATCGGCGCGCTGATCCTGAAGAAAGGCACCGATATTCAGGCGTTGATTCGGGGCGGCGGCCAGGAACAGGGGCGCCGGGCCGGCACCGAAAACCTGATCGGCATCGCCGGTTTTGCTGCTGCGGCCGTCACCGCTCAGCGTGATCTTGAGGCCGGAACCTGGGATCGCATCGCCGAGATGCGGGACGGGTTGGAGGCCCGGATTCTGGACGTCGCCCCGGATGCAAAGATCGCGGGACTGGGTGCGCGGCGCTTGCCGAATACCAGCTGCGTTCTTACATCCGGCTGGAAGGGGGAAACGCAGGTCATGCAGATGGATCTGGCGGGTTTTGCCATTTCGGCGGGTTCGGCCTGTTCATCGGGAAAGGTGCGCGCCAGCGGCGCCTTGCAGGCGATGGGCTATTCGGATAGCGACGCCGCCTCGGCCATACGCGTTTCTTTTGGGCCCGCCACCACGGTGGATGAGGTGAATCGCTTTGCGGATGCGTGGGAAAAAGCGTATCTGCGGTGGCGCGAACGGAATGGCTGA
- the gshB gene encoding glutathione synthase, with protein sequence MSLSVALQMDPIEDVSVDADSTFRIGLEAEARGHRLFQYTVDQMVFDEGRVLARGRPVTLRREQGNHVTFGEWAEVDLSDFDVIWLRQDPPFDMGYITSTYLLDRVHPAALVVNDPFWVRNSPEKLFVLDFPELTPPTMIARDVAAIRRFRERHGDIIVKPLYGNGGAGVFHLRPTDPNLSSLTELFAGINREPLIAQKYLPAVVQGDKRIILVDGEPVGAINRVPAAGEARSNMHVGGRPEKIDLTDREREICDRIGPALREKGLIFTGIDVIDGWLTEINVTSPTGIQELERFDGINAAALIWDAIEKRLASR encoded by the coding sequence ATGTCGCTTTCCGTCGCCCTTCAGATGGACCCGATCGAGGACGTGTCCGTCGATGCCGACAGCACCTTTCGCATCGGTCTCGAGGCCGAGGCACGTGGCCATCGGCTTTTTCAGTATACCGTCGACCAGATGGTTTTTGACGAAGGCCGCGTGTTGGCACGAGGCCGCCCGGTGACGCTGCGCCGTGAACAGGGTAATCACGTCACCTTTGGTGAATGGGCCGAGGTCGATCTGTCCGATTTCGATGTCATCTGGCTGCGCCAGGACCCGCCCTTCGATATGGGCTATATCACGTCGACCTATCTGCTGGACCGCGTGCATCCCGCAGCATTGGTGGTCAACGACCCCTTCTGGGTGCGCAACAGCCCCGAAAAGCTGTTCGTGCTGGATTTTCCCGAGCTTACCCCGCCGACGATGATTGCCCGCGATGTGGCCGCCATTCGTCGGTTTCGCGAACGCCACGGCGATATTATCGTAAAGCCGCTCTACGGGAATGGCGGTGCAGGCGTTTTCCATTTGCGCCCGACTGACCCCAATCTGTCATCCCTGACCGAGCTGTTCGCCGGCATCAACCGCGAGCCGCTGATCGCGCAGAAATACCTGCCCGCTGTGGTCCAGGGCGACAAGCGCATCATTCTGGTGGATGGCGAGCCGGTCGGTGCGATCAACCGGGTCCCTGCTGCGGGCGAGGCGCGCTCGAACATGCATGTGGGTGGGCGGCCAGAAAAGATCGACCTGACCGACCGCGAACGCGAGATCTGCGACCGTATCGGCCCGGCGCTGCGTGAAAAGGGGCTGATTTTCACCGGGATCGACGTGATTGACGGCTGGCTGACGGAAATCAACGTCACTTCGCCCACGGGCATCCAGGAACTGGAACGCTTTGACGGGATCAACGCCGCCGCACTGATCTGGGATGCAATCGAGAAACGTCTCGCCAGTCGCTGA
- a CDS encoding YraN family protein: protein MAEHSVAARYELQGCSLLESRWRGLAGEIDLIFRDGDEIVFVEVKKSTSHAQASYRLGRQQMDRICLAALEFADGIDGGRAVPMRFDAALVDGLGRVDIIHNAFGMN, encoded by the coding sequence ATGGCCGAGCATTCGGTCGCTGCGCGCTATGAACTGCAGGGGTGCAGCCTGCTGGAATCGCGCTGGCGTGGACTTGCGGGTGAAATCGATCTCATTTTTCGCGACGGCGATGAAATCGTCTTTGTCGAGGTCAAAAAGTCCACCAGTCACGCACAGGCGTCGTATCGCCTTGGCAGGCAGCAAATGGACAGAATTTGCCTTGCCGCACTGGAATTCGCTGACGGCATTGACGGCGGACGCGCGGTGCCGATGCGCTTCGATGCGGCGCTGGTTGATGGGCTGGGTCGCGTCGACATCATCCACAACGCCTTTGGGATGAACTAG
- the coaBC gene encoding bifunctional phosphopantothenoylcysteine decarboxylase/phosphopantothenate--cysteine ligase CoaBC produces the protein MDGKRILLIIGGGIAAYKIPALIRLFKGAGAEVTPVLTRAGAEFTTPMAVSVLAGEAVHQDLFDISTEAEIGHIALTRNADLVVVAPATADLMAKMAHGLADDLASTLLLASNKQVLIAPAMNVRMWDHPATRRNLATLREDGILIVGPDAGAMACGEFGSGRMAEPEAIIAATQDALGAAPLRLMPQDKVAPGALAGKHIIVTSGPTHEPIDPVRYIANRSSGAQGTAIAAALRDLGAKISFVTGPASVAPPDGVDVIAVETAQQMRDAVEAALPADAAVMAAAVADWQVKNASGSKIKKDGSGTFPALDFTENPDILAWVSKLMNGRPELVVGFAAETDDVIAHATAKRLRKGCDWIVANDVSPETGIMGGAENTVTLITEDGAEDWPRMGKDEVARRLAQRMADALG, from the coding sequence ATGGACGGCAAGCGTATCCTTCTGATCATCGGCGGCGGCATCGCGGCCTACAAGATCCCCGCGCTGATCCGGCTCTTCAAGGGGGCAGGGGCCGAGGTAACGCCCGTTCTGACCCGCGCAGGCGCCGAGTTCACCACGCCGATGGCGGTTTCGGTTCTGGCCGGAGAGGCCGTGCATCAGGATCTGTTCGATATCTCGACCGAGGCTGAGATCGGTCATATCGCCCTGACCCGGAATGCCGATCTGGTGGTGGTGGCGCCGGCCACGGCTGATCTGATGGCCAAGATGGCTCATGGGCTTGCCGATGATCTGGCCTCGACCCTGCTATTGGCGTCGAACAAGCAGGTCCTGATCGCGCCTGCGATGAATGTGCGGATGTGGGACCATCCGGCGACGCGGCGCAACCTGGCCACGCTGCGCGAGGATGGCATCCTGATCGTGGGCCCTGATGCGGGCGCCATGGCGTGCGGCGAATTCGGCTCTGGCCGGATGGCCGAGCCAGAGGCGATCATCGCCGCGACGCAGGACGCACTTGGTGCCGCACCGCTGCGCTTGATGCCGCAGGATAAGGTGGCGCCCGGTGCGCTGGCCGGCAAACATATCATCGTGACCTCGGGGCCGACGCATGAACCGATTGATCCGGTGCGCTATATCGCCAACCGCTCATCGGGCGCGCAGGGCACGGCGATCGCCGCCGCCTTGCGCGATCTGGGCGCGAAAATCAGTTTCGTGACCGGGCCAGCATCGGTTGCCCCGCCCGATGGGGTCGATGTGATCGCCGTCGAAACTGCACAACAGATGCGTGATGCCGTCGAGGCCGCATTGCCGGCAGATGCAGCTGTGATGGCTGCAGCGGTGGCCGATTGGCAGGTCAAGAATGCCAGCGGCTCGAAGATAAAGAAGGATGGGTCCGGTACGTTTCCGGCGCTGGATTTTACCGAAAACCCGGACATTCTGGCCTGGGTCAGCAAGTTGATGAATGGTCGCCCGGAATTGGTCGTCGGTTTTGCGGCGGAGACGGATGATGTGATCGCCCATGCCACCGCCAAGCGGTTGCGCAAGGGCTGCGACTGGATTGTCGCCAATGACGTCAGCCCCGAGACCGGCATCATGGGCGGCGCAGAAAACACCGTGACCCTGATCACCGAGGACGGCGCCGAGGATTGGCCGCGCATGGGCAAGGATGAGGTTGCGCGCCGTCTGGCGCAGCGGATGGCGGATGCGCTGGGATGA
- the rsmI gene encoding 16S rRNA (cytidine(1402)-2'-O)-methyltransferase: MNNNTDRTGLDAASEIAARIDAPTLLPGLYLVATPIGAARDITLRALDVLNAAEVLAAEDTRVLRHLMEIHAIPLRGRRIIAYHDHNADRARPGLLARLAEGASVAFCSDAGTPMVADPGFKLARDAAAMGLRLHPVPGASAALAALTVAGLPSDRFLFAGFPPNADGARDTWLRQWGAIDATLILYESPRRVKDTLAKLCEIEPNRSIVICRELTKKFEELIRGTAAELAEQIPDEGLRGEVVLVLDRPAPVAVDDDAIRAELRQALQDATVKDASREVATRLGLPRRAVYQLALDMKPGDERT; the protein is encoded by the coding sequence ATGAACAATAACACCGACCGCACCGGACTGGACGCCGCCTCCGAGATTGCGGCGCGCATCGACGCACCGACATTGCTGCCGGGTCTGTATCTGGTGGCCACGCCGATCGGCGCTGCACGCGACATAACCTTGCGCGCGCTGGACGTGCTGAACGCGGCCGAGGTTCTGGCCGCCGAGGATACCCGGGTCCTGCGCCACCTGATGGAGATCCACGCGATCCCGCTGCGCGGACGGCGAATTATCGCCTATCACGATCACAATGCCGACCGTGCTCGCCCGGGTCTGTTGGCCAGGCTGGCCGAGGGTGCCTCGGTGGCGTTCTGTTCGGATGCGGGTACGCCGATGGTGGCCGATCCGGGTTTCAAGCTTGCGCGTGACGCCGCTGCAATGGGCCTTCGGTTGCATCCTGTTCCGGGCGCCTCGGCTGCGCTGGCCGCGCTGACCGTGGCGGGCCTGCCAAGCGATCGCTTTCTTTTCGCAGGCTTTCCGCCGAACGCAGATGGTGCGCGCGACACCTGGCTGCGCCAATGGGGGGCAATCGATGCGACACTGATCCTTTATGAAAGCCCGAGGCGCGTTAAGGATACCTTGGCAAAATTGTGCGAGATTGAACCGAATCGATCTATCGTCATTTGCAGGGAACTGACCAAGAAATTCGAAGAACTGATCCGGGGAACGGCTGCAGAACTGGCCGAGCAAATCCCCGATGAAGGATTGCGCGGCGAAGTCGTGCTTGTGCTGGATCGGCCAGCCCCCGTCGCCGTCGATGACGACGCGATTCGCGCTGAATTGCGACAGGCGCTGCAGGACGCGACGGTCAAAGACGCCTCACGCGAGGTTGCGACACGATTGGGCTTGCCCCGGCGGGCCGTCTATCAGCTTGCGCTGGACATGAAGCCCGGTGACGAAAGGACATAG
- a CDS encoding YifB family Mg chelatase-like AAA ATPase: protein MVAIAYSVAFEGVDARLVEVQCSVSPGLPGFAIVGLPDKAVSEARERVRAAFDALSVALPSRRITVNLSPADLPKEGSHFDLPIALAVLAAIEIVPGDELARCVCLGELALDGRLVPVTGALPAAMAAAEEDRALICPRACGPEAAWVESVPVLAPTSLREAVDHLTDRAPIAPARPGTIQAPEFIACLSEVKGQERAKRALEIAAAGRHHLLMVGPPGAGKSMLAARMAGLLPPLSAAEALETSMIHSLAGVLKDGGIPRHPPMREPHHTASMAAIVGGGRSAKPGEISLAHNGLLFLDEFPEFSRQVLETLRQPIETGEVVVARANAHVRYPCRFQLIAAANPCRCGHLADAARACSRAPNCGSDYLGKISGPLMDRFDLRIEVPQVSFLDLDLPADGEKSAAIAERVEAARAVQTARFSERSRARVNAEASGAILDEIAAPDSEGRALILKASEKLGLTARGYHRILRTARTIADLDGSEAVRVNHLAEAISYRLPFVAGG from the coding sequence ATGGTCGCGATCGCCTATTCGGTCGCCTTTGAGGGGGTGGATGCGCGTCTGGTCGAGGTGCAGTGTTCGGTGTCACCGGGGCTGCCCGGCTTTGCCATCGTCGGTCTGCCGGACAAGGCGGTAAGCGAGGCGCGCGAACGGGTCCGCGCCGCCTTTGACGCGTTATCGGTGGCCTTGCCGAGCCGGCGGATCACGGTGAACCTGTCGCCGGCGGATCTGCCGAAAGAAGGCTCTCACTTCGATCTGCCCATCGCGCTGGCAGTGCTGGCCGCCATTGAAATCGTGCCCGGCGATGAATTGGCGCGCTGCGTCTGCCTGGGCGAACTGGCGCTGGACGGTCGGTTGGTGCCGGTCACGGGCGCCCTGCCCGCTGCGATGGCGGCAGCGGAAGAAGATCGCGCGCTGATCTGCCCGCGCGCCTGTGGACCAGAGGCAGCCTGGGTCGAATCGGTGCCAGTACTGGCGCCAACGTCGCTGCGCGAGGCGGTCGATCACCTGACCGATCGCGCGCCCATCGCCCCAGCACGGCCCGGCACGATCCAGGCGCCTGAATTCATCGCCTGCCTGTCCGAAGTGAAGGGGCAGGAACGCGCCAAACGCGCGCTGGAGATTGCCGCCGCCGGACGCCATCACCTGCTGATGGTTGGCCCGCCCGGTGCAGGAAAATCCATGCTGGCAGCGCGGATGGCAGGGCTGCTGCCGCCGCTATCGGCCGCCGAGGCACTGGAAACCTCGATGATCCATTCGCTGGCCGGCGTGCTGAAGGATGGCGGTATCCCGCGACATCCACCGATGCGCGAGCCGCATCATACGGCCTCGATGGCGGCGATTGTCGGCGGCGGTCGCAGCGCAAAACCGGGCGAGATCAGCCTCGCCCATAACGGGCTGCTGTTTCTGGACGAATTTCCCGAATTTTCGCGACAGGTGCTGGAAACGCTGCGCCAGCCCATCGAAACGGGCGAAGTCGTGGTGGCCCGCGCAAATGCCCATGTGCGCTATCCCTGCCGGTTCCAGTTGATCGCGGCGGCAAACCCCTGCCGGTGTGGCCATCTGGCTGATGCGGCGCGGGCCTGCTCTCGGGCGCCAAACTGCGGTTCGGATTATCTGGGCAAGATCTCCGGGCCGCTGATGGATCGATTTGATCTGCGTATCGAGGTGCCGCAGGTCAGCTTTCTGGATCTCGACCTGCCAGCCGACGGCGAAAAATCGGCGGCAATAGCCGAACGCGTAGAGGCAGCCCGCGCGGTTCAGACGGCGCGCTTCAGCGAGCGGTCGCGTGCGCGTGTCAATGCCGAGGCTTCGGGCGCCATCCTGGACGAAATCGCGGCACCCGACAGCGAAGGTCGGGCGCTGATCCTGAAAGCATCCGAGAAGCTCGGCCTGACGGCGCGGGGCTATCATCGCATATTGCGAACGGCGCGAACCATTGCCGATCTGGATGGCAGCGAGGCAGTGCGGGTGAACCATCTGGCCGAAGCGATCAGCTATCGGCTGCCCTTTGTGGCGGGCGGGTAG
- the sufC gene encoding Fe-S cluster assembly ATPase SufC, whose translation MLKINNLHVKLEEEDKRILKGVDLEIPAGQVHAIMGPNGSGKSTLSYVLSGRDGYEVTEGSASLEGADLLDMDPEERAAAGLFLAFQYPVEIPGVGNMTFLRTAVNAQRKARGQDELSAGEFLKVVRAKAADLKIDADMLKRPVNVGFSGGEKKRNEILQMAMLEPRMCIMDETDSGLDVDAMRLVADGVNALRSPDRSFLVITHYQRLLDHIKPDVVHIMADGRIVKTGGPELALQVETEGYGDLVTEAG comes from the coding sequence ATGCTGAAAATCAATAACTTGCACGTGAAACTTGAGGAAGAAGACAAGCGTATCCTTAAGGGTGTCGATCTGGAAATTCCCGCCGGTCAGGTCCATGCGATCATGGGGCCGAACGGGTCGGGCAAATCCACGCTGTCCTATGTGCTGTCGGGTCGTGATGGCTATGAGGTGACCGAAGGATCGGCCAGCCTCGAGGGTGCCGATCTGCTGGACATGGATCCCGAGGAACGCGCCGCCGCTGGCCTGTTTCTGGCATTCCAGTACCCGGTCGAGATCCCCGGCGTGGGCAACATGACATTTCTGCGCACCGCCGTGAACGCACAGCGCAAGGCGCGCGGACAGGATGAACTGTCGGCGGGCGAGTTTCTCAAGGTCGTGCGCGCCAAGGCCGCTGATCTCAAAATCGACGCGGATATGCTGAAGCGCCCGGTCAATGTGGGCTTTTCGGGCGGTGAGAAAAAGCGAAACGAAATCCTGCAGATGGCCATGCTGGAACCGCGCATGTGCATCATGGACGAGACCGATAGCGGCCTTGATGTCGATGCGATGCGCTTGGTGGCCGACGGCGTGAACGCGCTGCGCAGCCCTGATCGCAGCTTCTTGGTCATCACCCATTATCAGCGCCTGCTGGACCACATCAAACCCGATGTCGTTCATATCATGGCGGATGGCCGGATCGTGAAAACCGGCGGCCCGGAACTGGCGCTGCAGGTCGAGACCGAGGGTTACGGCGATCTTGTCACGGAGGCTGGTTGA
- the sufB gene encoding Fe-S cluster assembly protein SufB: protein MSETDLEVREGVDRETVETVQNMGSYKYGWDTEIEMEYAPKGVNEDIVRLISEKNGEPEWMTDWRLEAFRRWQTMTEPTWAMLNYPEIDFQDQYYYARPKSMEVKPKSLDEVDPKLLATYEKLGIPLKEQMILAGVEGAGDAPAEGRKVAVDAVFDSVSVGTTFKDELAKAGVIFCSISEAIREHPELVKKYLGSVVPQSDNYFATLNSAVFSDGSFVYIPEGVRCPMELSTYFRINAENTGQFERTLIIAEKGSYVSYLEGCTAPKRDTNQLHAAVVEIVILEDAEVKYSTVQNWFPGDEDGKGGIYNFVTKRADCREDRAKVMWTQVETGSAITWKYPSCILRGNESSGEFYSIAIANNFQQADTGTKMIHLGKSTRSRIVSKGISAGKAQNTYRGLVSMHPRATNSRNYTQCDSLLIGSECGAHTVPYIEVKNTSSRVEHEATTSKVDDDQLFYCRQRGMGEEEAIALIVNGFAKEVLQALPMEFAMEAQSLVAISLEGSVG from the coding sequence ATGAGCGAGACCGATCTTGAGGTGCGCGAAGGTGTCGACCGGGAAACCGTCGAGACAGTGCAGAACATGGGCAGCTATAAATATGGCTGGGATACCGAGATCGAGATGGAATACGCCCCCAAGGGCGTAAACGAAGACATCGTGCGCCTGATCTCGGAAAAGAATGGCGAGCCGGAATGGATGACCGACTGGCGGCTAGAGGCGTTCCGCCGCTGGCAGACCATGACCGAACCGACCTGGGCCATGCTGAACTATCCTGAGATCGACTTTCAGGATCAGTATTATTACGCCCGCCCGAAAAGCATGGAAGTCAAACCCAAATCGCTGGACGAGGTCGATCCCAAGCTGCTGGCGACCTATGAAAAGCTGGGCATACCGCTGAAGGAACAGATGATCCTTGCCGGCGTCGAAGGCGCAGGCGATGCGCCCGCCGAGGGCCGCAAGGTTGCCGTGGATGCGGTCTTTGACAGCGTCAGCGTCGGCACGACCTTCAAGGATGAGCTGGCCAAGGCCGGCGTGATCTTCTGCTCGATCTCAGAGGCGATCCGCGAGCACCCCGAACTGGTGAAGAAATATCTGGGTTCGGTCGTGCCGCAATCGGATAACTATTTCGCCACGCTGAACAGCGCCGTGTTTTCGGATGGCAGCTTCGTCTATATCCCCGAGGGCGTCCGCTGCCCGATGGAACTGTCGACTTATTTCCGCATCAACGCCGAAAATACCGGCCAGTTCGAACGCACGCTGATCATCGCCGAAAAGGGCAGCTATGTCAGCTATCTCGAAGGCTGCACGGCGCCCAAGCGCGATACCAATCAGCTGCACGCAGCCGTGGTGGAAATCGTCATTCTTGAGGATGCAGAGGTCAAGTATTCGACCGTTCAGAACTGGTTCCCCGGCGACGAGGACGGCAAGGGCGGGATCTATAACTTCGTGACCAAGCGCGCCGATTGCCGCGAGGACCGGGCCAAGGTCATGTGGACCCAGGTCGAAACCGGCTCTGCGATCACATGGAAATACCCGTCCTGCATCCTGCGCGGCAATGAAAGCAGCGGCGAGTTCTATTCCATCGCCATTGCCAACAATTTCCAGCAGGCCGATACCGGGACCAAGATGATCCATCTTGGCAAGAGCACCCGCTCTCGCATTGTTTCCAAAGGAATTTCCGCGGGCAAGGCGCAGAACACCTATCGCGGGCTGGTGTCGATGCACCCGCGTGCCACGAACAGCCGCAACTATACGCAATGCGACAGCCTGCTGATCGGATCTGAATGCGGTGCGCATACCGTGCCTTATATCGAGGTCAAGAATACCAGCAGCCGCGTCGAACACGAGGCCACGACCAGCAAGGTCGATGATGACCAGCTGTTCTATTGTCGCCAGCGCGGCATGGGCGAGGAAGAGGCGATCGCGCTGATCGTCAACGGCTTCGCCAAAGAGGTGCTGCAGGCACTGCCGATGGAATTCGCGATGGAAGCGCAAAGCCTCGTCGCTATCTCACTTGAAGGAAGCGTCGGCTGA